From Poecile atricapillus isolate bPoeAtr1 chromosome Z, bPoeAtr1.hap1, whole genome shotgun sequence, one genomic window encodes:
- the PALM2AKAP2 gene encoding A-kinase anchor protein 2 isoform X3: MEIEVPVSEHKSITTVASPHPIDNPTHFFSPASSRNGLRDRHESLDSEVAKEIRYLDEVLEANCCDSAADSTFNGTSSPEPSAVSIMDGSGASANVNKESVSSEREENVVDKQASLEVETCEASITDENLESNGHFLGGLKEDTRESLKVPGSPTSSNSSRRSSKDGETTLTTLKKEAKFELRAFHEDKKPSKLFEDEEEKEKYRVRKVRPSEEMMELEKERRELIKSQAVKKNPSIAAKWWNPPQEKPLEDQLDEEHLESHKKYKERKERQQQQQQQGAAPTSPKQVSCSFVSPEPVNIKKEDIVTEQIDFSAARKQFQLMEHSGPSQGQAPPRRSGTPKMFSIKPFYKSLNSPYMDRPVSSVTRPVSVCGQTGQLEGTSATAVKAQKVSCSSEDDKSTHTTTADTARELPCSDSPRAGPTSKLWAEDGEFMSAKAVFTMVKDDGQGILDHFPKSGSASSPPEELDSGLDDLSVRSQDTTVLETLSNDFSMDNISDSGASNETMSALQESSLADFSLPQTPQAETPAECRAEGISKSFSDPGCDSPSSALADSMLMDDQLEYHAGLLVQNAIQQAIAEQVDKGNPKDDEIPAEKEVSAKEQPASTRPASVSKEHQNPMFEPPQVSSPVQEKRDTIPKTSKEEDSGLREGKSLQQSPMYSASQPFLVEENRHEVSYFSKYSEAAELRSTASILATQEPEVTVGPFKLRSRKQRTLSMIEEEIRAAQEREEELKRQRQGLQMAPSPVTKSAPPMPTRTVSYKTAPGKIEKIKPPPSPTTEGPASQVDPPPEESAGAQRPKNLMQTLMEDYETHKTKRRERMDDSAYTCKLLSSKVTSEVLEATRVNRRKSALALRWEAGIYANREEDE, translated from the exons atggaaattgaAGTTCCAGTTTCTGAACATAAAAGCATCACCACAGTGGCTTCACCACATCCAATAGACAATCCAACCCACTTCTTTTCCCCTGCCTCCAGCAGAAATGGACTTAGGGACAGGCATGAATCTCTGGACAGTGAAGTTGCTAAAGAGATCAGATACCTAGATGAAGTGCTGGAGGCAAATTGTTGCGATTCTGCTGCAGACAGTACATTTAATGGGACATCCTCCCCTGAACCAAGTGCAGTCTCCATTATGGATGGTTCAGGAGCATCTGCTAATGTCAATAAAGAGTCAGTATCCagtgaaagggaagaaaacgTAGTAGACAAGCAGGCATCCTTGGAGGTTGAGACATGTGAAGCTAGTATAACAGATGAGAACCTGGAATCTAATGGCCATTTCTTGGGTGGACTGAAAGAAGACACTAGGGAGAGTCTGAAGGTGCCAGGAAGTCCTACTTCTTCAAACAGTTCTAGAAGATCCTCTAAGGATGGAGAAACAACTCTTACAACCCTTAAGAAAGAGGCAAAGTTTGAACTGCGAGCCTTCCATGAAGACAAAAAGCCCTCAAAGCTCTTTGAAgatgaggaagagaaggaaaaatacagaGTCCGCAAAGTGAGACCATCGGAAGAAATGATGGaacttgaaaaagaaagaagggaactCATAAAAAGCCAGGCGGTCAAGAAAAACCCCAGTATTGCTGCCAAATGGTGGAACCCTCCTCAGGAGAAGCCCCTGGAGGATCAACTGGATGAGGAGCATCTGGAGTCTCACAAGAAGTACAAGGAGCGCAAGGAGaggcagcaacagcagcagcagcaaggtgCAGCACCAACATCCCCCAAACAGGTCAGCTGCTCATTTGTATCCCCAGAGCCAGTCAATATCAAGAAAGAAGATATTGTCACAGAGCAAATTGACTTCTCGGCTGCCAGGAAGCAGTTCCAGCTGATGGAGCATTCAGGTCCATCTCAGGGTCAGGCCCCACCAAGGCGTTCAGGAACACCCAAAATGTTCTCCATCAAACCCTTCTACAAAAGCCTCAATTCTCCATATATGGACAGGCCAGTGTCCTCTGTGACGAGACCCGTTTCAGTGTGTGGACAAACTGGACAGCTTGAGGGTACCAGTGCCACAGCTGTCAAAGCACAGAAAGTCTCCTGTAGCTCAGAAGATGACAAAAGCACTCACACTACCACGGCTGACACAGCAAGAGAGTTACCTTGCAGTGATAGCCCCAGAGCTGGACCAACCTCAAAACTGTGGGCAGAGGATGGAGAATTCATGAGTGCAAAGGCAGTCTTCACAATGGTGAAGGATGATGGACAGGGAATTCTAGATCACTTCCCAAAGTCAGGCAGCGCCTCTTCACCTCCAGAGGAGCTTGACTCTGGTTTGGATGACCTGTCTGTCAGGTCTCAGGATACCACTGTCTTGGAGACCCTTTCCAATGACTTCAGCATGGATAACATAAGTGACAGCGGTGCCTCCAATGAGACCATGAGCGCCCTGCAGGAAAGTTCTCTAGCGGATTTCTCTCTGCCGCAGACCCCACAGGCCGAAACTCCAGCAGAGTGCAGGGCTGAAGGCATCTCCAAGTCTTTCAGTGACCCAGGCTGTGATTCACCCTCATCTGCCTTGGCAGACTCCATGCTGATGGATGACCAGCTGGAGTACCACGCTGGCCTGCTGGTTCAAAACGCCATCCAACAAGCCATAGCTGAGCAGGTGGATAAAGGAAACCCGAAGGATGATGAAATCCCAGCAGAGAAAGAGGTCTCAGCCAAAGAGCAGCCAGCCAGCACCAGGCCAGCTTCAGTCTCCAAGGAGCATCAGAACCCAATGTTTGAGCCACCCCAGGTGTCTTCACCAGTTCAAGAAAAAAGGGACACCATACCAAAGACTTCAAAAGAGGAAGACTCAGGACTCAGGGAAGGGAAGAGTTTGCAGCAGTCACCCATGTACTCAGCCAGCCAGCCATTCCTTGTGGAGGAAAACAGGCATGAGGTCAGCTATTTCAGCAAGTactcagaggcagcagagcttcGGAGCACCGCCTCTATCCTGGCCACACAGGAGCCTGAAGTGACCGTGGGCCCTTTCAAGTTACGGTCAAGGAAACAGCGGACTTTGTCGATGATAGAAGAGGAGATCAGAGCTGCCCAGGAACGAGAAGAGGAGCTGAAGAGGCAGCGGCAGGGTCTGCAAATGGCACCAAGCCCTGTTACAAAGAGCGCACCACCCATGCCCACCAGAACCGTGTCTTACAAAACTGCACCAG GGAAGATAGAGAAGATCAAGCCTCCTCCATCCCCCACCACAGAAGGCCCTGCCTCACAGGTGGACCCTCCACCCGAGGAGTCTGCAGGAGCCCAGCGACCCAAGAACCTGATGCAGACCCTCATGGAGGATTATGAAACACACAAAACCAAGAGACGAGAAAGGATGGACGACAGTGCG TACACCTGTAAATTACTGTCTAGCAAGGTTACTTCCGAG